The DNA segment ATGTTAAAGAATAATCCGAATAATAATCTCGTGTTCGAGGAGTGTGTCCGTGCTGGTGGTTCACCTCTGCTGTTGATGCTGCATCAGCTGCTGTTGCTGCTGCTGCAGTCTCGCCTGCTGGAGTTGCATCTGTTGCTGCTGCGCCATGCTGGTGTTCACGCCGCCAACGTTGCCCATGTTGCCCACGCCACCCATACCGCCCATGCCGCCCATGTTGAAATTGCCTCCTGGTTGATATAAGGAGAGTAAACTTTGAAtgatgtaatgagatctaagattttcgcgagtattcatttaaatgaaactagtatttttcggatttactacgcggattttattatttaaaaactacataatcccgacgtttcggttactttgcagcaaccgtgatcacctcgtctgcccgtgaatGATGTATTAAGGAAGtaaaatgagaaaatataGAAGGTGTCGATGGTCACACGACACGAGCTGGGCCCGAAGCTACAGCCTTTGGTGTAACAAGTAACGGTCGCTTTACCAGTAAGCCATCACATGGACCTCCATATAAGTTTTATGCAACCACTAGCTGAACATAGCTCTGATCATCCTACCTTGGAGATGGTGCGGAAACTGTTGGCGCGCGTTCTGCTGCTGTATGAGGACGTGCCTCCAGTCGGGCGGGTACTGGCGGCCGTGAGGGGCGAAGGCCCGGGGCGCGGGCGCGGGAGCGGGTGCAGGCCGGCGGGCCGCGAATCTGGCCTTGTACTCCGGCGGGGGAGGACGCATCTGTTGCTGCTGGGCGCGCAGCATCTGCTGCTGCTGCTGTTGGAGCATCTTGGCCTGCTGCTCGCGGGAAATCCCCGCCGCCGCTATACCTACGACACCACACAACGTTCTCATAACTAATGTTTTCTATAAACTCATACATAATAAAGTATGTGGAAACGTTGTGTGTCTATTGACCCGCATCCTATCGCACAGGGGGGGGGGGGGCATTATGTTCAGTGCAGATAATGTACACGGAGGGCTGAACGTCATGTGTTCGTTGTTTATATGTGTAGGGAACACACAATGAATCCCGACTGGACATTAAGAACTCCGGAACGCACCGGAAGTGACATTGAATTGCTGACATTTGTTTGTTAAGTTTTGCGCGGGAAAGTATCTGTCGACGCTGTTTGTGAGTGTTtttgcaaattaaatttaaggttaattaaagtaaatttaatgtgttttCTTTTTAGTTAATACTAAGTTAAAACTCTTAAATGCAAGTTTTGCTCCACTTAAGGtttgaaatattactttaaagctGTAGATTTATGAGACAATCGCATTTTTTTCTtcgaatattaaatacatataaaattaaataatattttaatacaatacataatattttcaatacacaAGCGATATAGCAGGTGTCAGTGTGAGTGGTTATCGATCGCGTCCTCTCAGCTGGCCGGCTGACTGCTCCACTGGCTGCTTCTCTAAGTCTAGACCGAGCCTGACAGACTAGACTGAGACTCCTTTCATAACGACTACAGAAATAATACCCCAATAATGTATTGCTGTACTGTGCCCCTACTACGAGACTTGATTCTCGCACTAAACAAGAACGGTTTACAgtgtttcaataataattcttgGAGCGTGATAATATCGATCTGGGAATAGGAAtgaaaactatgtttttaaatcGATTTGAACTCATGGTAGGGGACGTCCTGTCGCTCACAGCCAAATTTTCAAGTAACTTGTAACAGGATGGTAGTGTGTTTCTGAATATTTCagtgtgtttatatataaccaGCGAGCGCCGACCGCTTCAGAACAGATAGTAGGTACGTTTCCAGTACAATTATTACTAAGCATTAAAATTGAACAGAATCATTTAGTACGAGACGGACCTCGCTGTCGGCGTACTGTACTGAGCTAAGAGAGGTGAACattaaacatgtatatatgtaacgTGTTGTGTAAGGAAATGTGTTGCGATTTGGTTACGAAACAGCTTTCGTTCGTCTCTCACAGCCGTCGTCAGCGTGCTCAGCCCGCGCCTGAATCATTAAAGCGAGTCCATCATGAGCCACATCAACAATTCATCAGATTCAACGagacacatttattttaaatatcatattattaatatttaaaccgtCGAGTGTGGAACTGTCTTTATAACCGTGATGCTCTGTATCGGTACAGTTAGCACGGACGTACGGAGCGTTCAACGTTTACATTCACATGAGAGGTATTATAAATGGAAAACTTGTAACGAGCCGTACAGTGAGACGGTGTGAACTCAGACTAAGAGTATCGACGTGTTGTGATATATATAGGTGTAATTACATGTATTTGATACTGACACACGTCGTATAATGCGAGCGGGGTTTGTGTTCGGATCGTGTCTCATggtactaatttaatttttactatattcaaTACACGGGAGAAGAAACGGGACATACCCTATAGAGTATAGTAGAGCAACTGATGTGTATATCAAAAGGTATGTCTGTAGTGTCCGGCGTTATCTCCGcaacagaatatattatatcaatgcATATACAATAATCCTGGTCTTTCTggcattttaatacaaaatatatattatgttaagatACATGATGACCCAAGTTAGCGTCGTGACTacacacgaagcgtttccAGTTTGTCATTCAATAAAccattttaatactatattgtGAGAATATTGATGTATTGAAAACTGTTAACGCAGAGTACGTAGTGAGCCGATGTGGACTCATGATAAGCATACTTTTCAATTGAAACCCGGCGCGGCTGGGAGGGAGTTGAATCGATCGCGCGGCACTACGTACTTACTGTGCAGAGTGTTAGAGAcctatactttataattataagaaatgtgaGATCAGGAATGAGTTGAGGACAAGCTCTCGACACAGGGTTCTCCTGCAGATGACAGCGACGACAcgaatgttatatacatagcGTATAGtatgtgtgtggtgtgtgtgtgtgtgtgtgcggaGCGAGGTTGTGTGAGTGATGGGAGGAAACATTAATTTAGAGCTGGATCGAAGTCTTCGGTTAATACGTAATGAGATGCAGCAGACGGCGCTGAGACGATTCAATCAGCTGGGAGGGTCGAGTGTGGGCAGAAGTGTGCATCGATAGGCAACAGGACCGCCGTAGAATATGTACGCTGTTTATGGTTTTTAAGGACGTATGCGGACGCCACACAGACCTCGTGTTATCAGCGACATGAatgttttaatcaattaatttctgTCCGCGAGGGCCACACCACGGACTCATAATGTACACGGATCGGGAATCGAACCCGGTGTGTGAGGCCGGCCGGGATGAGAGCCGCCGCCCCGCTGGAGCTTGAGGTTTATTGATTCAGTGACGTCATCCACACGGCTGCGGGGGCTCCGGTGGCTCCGGGGGCTCCGTCGCATTGTAATGAATCGATCTCGTGAAGCATGATGTTCGTGAGAATCtcgcttttatttttaatagtttaatatacaGTAACATCTCGCTAAGGTTTCGCTTTAAACATATCTGGAACCTTCCACGAGCGGACCCTGCTAGTAACATGTACCGTGTTCGAACTCACCGAGAGGTTGCCCCTGTGCCGGGCCCGTGTTGGTCTGCTGCGGGGGCGCGGCGCGGGGCCTCATAGACGGACTGAACTTGATGCTCTGCGACTGGGACACGGAATACGAATCGCAGCTGTTACCTGGAGACGGGACGCACTGAATTACTTACACCACCCTCGTGCTGTGGATGACTACTTCAAAAATGTGACGTCAAGTTCGTGACGTCATAACATTCCGGGGTGGGACTAATGTCGTAGACTGGTGACGTCATACAATAGATACTGTATGACGGTATTCGGAAATActtcaaagtaaatatataatacggGCTTAAGGCTGAATATACATGGatacactttaaatattatatatatattcttttaaatagcTCTTTTCTGTACGTTTACTGGACGTTTTCCGTGTCGCACTACACGGTGGACGATCGTCCTTTATCAATTTGTAACTATCGGTAAAACTACAACGTTCGAGTTACGAACACGTGCAAACTTATAGTACGGAAACTATGGGCAGGACACatgttgtatatttgtatCAGTACAGGAGGCAGGTATGTTAACACTGCTTGTCTGTTTGTCTTGATGACATTGACTCGCTTAcatctgtttataaataaataacaacacgAGACCTCAATAGAAAATATCAGTTTGGCgaataaataatgagattatacaaaaattgatggtttaagaataaaaattctgTTTCGGATAAAACACgatgaacaaataaaaacctGTTCAGGAATGGCTTCCGCTcgctaatattattatttatattaaaccgaGGAATACCTTTCTCTTGTGTTTATAACACGATTAGAGAGCTGTACTGGAGAAAGGTTATACTAGATAGAGTTTCGAGCGGACTGAAACCACAGCATCCGCTGCGACGACCGGAAGCAGGTCGCGGCGGATGACTCGTGGAGGCGCCACGAGAGAAAGAGACCTGAACGAATATAGCGATAGAGGTAGTCCAAGTATGTGGTCCGAGCTGCCACCTCCAGGGGCGAGGAGGCGACTCGATGCACCTGCCACCTACCACCTACCTTGATGGTGCGGCGACGGTGACGGCGCCTGGTGACTGTACCCGGCGTACATGCCCTGCTGCGCGGCCACTGACAGCCCTCCGGCCGAGCTCACCTGCATGTGCTGGGCCGCCGACACCTGGACATGACGACCCTCACATTACTGCGTAATACATATCACACACTACTGTTACGAGACAGAGCGACGGTTTAACATATGTAAGGAAAAACTTATTCCTATTAATATTCATGCAATCATTAGTGatatctgtctgtctgtctgtctgtgtacCGCACATATACCTTTACACGCGATACTAAGTAATGAATTGaaactatataattatctCACGTCAATACTGAGCCGGTCGGTGAGACGAGTCGCGAGCGGGGACACCTACATGTTAGTTAACTCTGATACTTCACGTAATCAAAAACTCGATGGAACTCGTTACATATTACGGAAATATTATAAGTCACAGCCTCGTagagacagacagacatacattaattacgaacaataaaacatattttaaaagcctTCGAGGAACATACGGAGACATTTTATTGACATGGGTTAAATAATTTCCGAGtgtctaatatttattaaatcaacgGGAATGTCTCCAGCGCGCTGTAGTCAAGCAGCTCACCCAGGGTCAGACCCGTGCGTCCGTGGTGAGGTAGTCGGTAGCGTGCTAACGGCGCCCGTTATCAGATGGTGCAGTCCGCGCGCGGCTCGCTAGCTAGTTTACCGTTACTCCGGCTACATCGTGATGAGTCCGTCCTCCGTCCTCCGTCCCTCGTCCCTCGTCATAGTGCGGCCCGTACACTCGCTAACGTCGCTACCTGAGCGTGTTCGTGCATGCACATGTGACGCGGCGTTATATGCATGTGTAGAAGACCCAACTCGTCCTCAGTCTAGTCGCCTGGCAGTGTCATTGATCTCAGTATCCGCGGACTTCACGTACAGAAACACGTAACGTACGTCATGACGTCACACGCCCACCCTACAGCGGTCCTAATATAGACTTCCATCAACTTAAACCGAATCTACTCCAtgtaacatgtatatatattatacatatacgaGTTCGCAGTCCTTAACATGAGTATGATCAAACTAAATACAGATAGTATGGAGTAATGTAATAATTCGAGCTGGCAGTAACGATCTAGGTATATGGATGAAAAACTCGAAACCGTCCGTGTCGAGTCCGATGATACGAACTCGTGATAAgggaaagaaataaatatgaattaggTAAACATCAGCCATACAACGTGTCGGGCTCGAGATTAGGAACGCGGTTGTGTAACAAATGTTTCTCGAACACTTAACATTTGTAATCGAGGTAAGTAATATTTGAATCGAGGCTGTGTTTAAAAACCAGCCGGAGAACGGATGCGTTGAGGACGCGGAGACACAAACtagtttgtttattaataaatattattcaacgtTCAAACGACACTGGGCAACACGGACGACGAGCGAGCGAGTGAGATCGAGTCGAGATCGAGACGTAATgttacgaaatatattaaaatacaggaAACAACGAGGGTCCGGTGTGGTGAGACTCGGAGTAGGAGCGCATTAATGAGAGTGTCGGGACACACGGCACACGTGTTCACCATACAGGAAGCGAGCGAGCCGCGGCTCGCAGCCCGCGGCTCGCTCTCATTGTTATGTACTCGTAtatgtttcaataatattgGCTGTGTCCGCGTCCCACCGCACGCGGCCAGCGACCAGCACCACATGCTGCATCTATGGACACGAGCGGGACCTCGTTAATGTATGCGTTACAGCGAACGTCGACCAGGACGGTGTGTAACGCGGCCCGCTGTCCGGTGTGAGGCGAGGCTATCAGCGCGCGCACCCCCGCAACCCCCGCGGTCGATGCCACACCCCactcgtatattttttatatgttgtacGACACGTCTTACACGGAATGAGGCGACGGGTGAGCGGTGATCGGGAACCGGGGTACGAGGCGAGGAGGGAAGAGAAGATTATACATGGACGGATACGTAGGTGGAGATGTCGTAGAGCGTTACTCACCTGAAGGTTGTGAGGCTGCGAGAGGTGCATCTGCTGCTGCTGCGTCATGTGCAGGTGTTCGAGTGCGGGAGGCGGCGGCCGCGGGCGGTAGTTGTACCCGCGGAACCGCGCCCAGTCCCCGCCGGCCGCCTGCTGATGCTGCTCCGCCATGTGTTTGAGGGTCTGCGCCGCGGGCGACATCTCCCCATAAGGCCGTGGCGGCTCGGCCCCCGGTCCGCCGCCCCCGTTGGTCTTCCCGCCGTCCAGGTCGAAGTCCTTCATGAGCTCCGGATACTCGGAGATCTCGGTGATGAGATACTCGAAGGCGTCGTCTCCGTCGTCCTCCCCTATGAGGTCGGCCAGGCCCGGGAAGGCGGAGGCGGCGTCCCTCTCGAGAGCGGCGGCGCACTCGTCCAGCCCCACGAACTCGTCGTCGGCCGCCTCGGACTTGCACTCCGCCTTGCACTCCCGCTCGCAGTCCAGGGGCGAGGGCATCCGGGGCGGCTGCGAGGGCTGGGCGGGCTGCGGCGGCGGTGGCGGGGAGCCCGACGTCTTGACGGCGTTGGCGAGGGCCTTCACCGTCACGTTGGTGGATATCTGCTGCGGCTGAGAGTCGGCGGCGGACGTGGTGAACTCCAGCTGCTGCACGATCTCCACCGAGAACTTGGTGAGGCCCTCCCCGGGGCCGGCGGACGCGCCCCCTCCGCCCCCGCATTGTATCTTAGCCGGAGGCTCGTAGTCGACACAACCGAACTTTTGTTGCTGCAACAACGGTTCCATATAGCTCTTCAGGTCCCAGGGATCACTGTCGCTGAACCTCTACAGTTTTCTAACCACAATAAGTCTTTGAATGTCATCTACATATTCACGAAACgtcaatgtaataataattaaaatacttttgacTTTATTCAAGaaacatttaagttagttttgAGAAACGACAATGTTAcatgacaaataatattcatcgACAGCGTCGAGATGATCGTCGTGACCCGAAGTCAATCATAATATCTGAGTAGTACTCTGTATGCTGCAACACCTAAAGTGTAACCAGATCGAACAGTGGTTTCCCATGACTGTCGGCCACATCGAAGGGACCGCCTTACctgtgaatatttttctttcccGCCTCACAAGAACAATCAACAGTAATGAGCAGCAGGCGCATTAACAAACACACTTGTAGTAGTAATTTTAACAGTAGGAAATTTATTCAGAAAATCTATTACGTCGtacctatatttaaatttattttttctgaacaaatgataaatattcatatatatatatatatacacatatattgtatatattttacataggTGTCTGCGTGTAGATGTAAGAAGATCGTCTCTGGCAGCAGTAATGATAGCAACAACATTATCTACATTATACGAACGTCTCGTCTGGTATCCCGAAGCCGAGAATGTCACATGTGTCTGAGTCCACGGAATGTCCCCCGGGACTCGACCCGGGCGTCAGCGACGAGACTATTGTTGCTCGGCGTAATAAGTATGATGTGTTTAACCGAGGTTCAGTAAAAGCTTCGGCGGAAGGTCACCGCCGCGCGACTGGAGCGAGCGGCCGCCGTGAGACAATCGTTGTTGTGTAACTCTTGTTTGCAATACTCGCCAGATCCACATTCACAACCAACCgattcacacacacacgcacacactcacacacacacaacaatATAATGACATTATTCAAAAGATAACTGTCTTCTTTGGGACATCTACACTGATTCTGTATGCCTGCCTACAACTAAACAAACTGCAATCAATAACTCAACAGTTAGTGCACctcaataaataacattgtcGTCTCGGATGGTGTGGATGTAGTTATACTATATGTAGATGTCCTCACCGTGGATGTTGCTGTGTGCTGCGATAATCTAGtctatcatataattattgtacgtATCGCCGACACCGAGCTCTGTTAGACGACCGCTTACTGTGAGTTCACGTCGTgagaacaattaaatatagcgTATGAATAACAGGACTATCAACACACTGTGCAGTGAACGATTCGTGGGTATTTAAAACTGTGGATTACgaggtatattatatatgacacTGCTTACGATTTAAGAATAGTATACGAGGCAGTTATCTACAACACAGACATGTAGTTTGTAAATGTGATAAGTTAATCAACGTAAAGCAGAACAACACGTCGTCCGCCGTGAAGACCGTAGACCGACCGGCCGGCCGGCCAGCCTCCTCCACACGTGCTCCGCGGCCCACGTGCCCCGTTGTATTTCTTTTGCCTCCAACATTCCCCTGTTACAAGCACGTGACCTTTCAACTGGCGCACTCACACAACGACCGccgatatatattacatagcGACCTGGCGGCTATTCtttgtgtattatttacaaaaactttttatataaacagtacGCTAAGGGTGACGACCAATATTGTctttaaacattcaaatacTACTTCCTCTCTTCTTAATCTGAATAACCTTTGAACTTAAATGGTGTATAGAGAGTAAACCTTTTTTTGACACTTTTATTGTATAGAGCCAGTGACAATGTCACCTGGGCTCGTGTCATGTTTTGACTTCTGACCATATCGACATCCACATACCCTTCACTTTGTTTTCCACTCAATGTGGattctaaatacatatataacaaagaaaaacgTTTTATAACAATCGTGTATTTTTGTCACTGCTCTAATTATTCTGATATCGAGCTATATTTTTCTCGGAGTTAATCCGCAGTAAATTAAGGGTTCACGTTGTATCTGCCCTTATGTTTATGTGTGGTCAGGACGGGCCTATATCATAAACTATGTAATAGTAGAGAATTGTTTTAAACCAGAACATCATATGCAACTACCCGTTATTGTGCATCTAACGGGATACCAAGTAAGAAGCCGTTTGTA comes from the Danaus plexippus chromosome 15, MEX_DaPlex, whole genome shotgun sequence genome and includes:
- the LOC116766101 gene encoding neurogenic protein mastermind-like isoform X5; the encoded protein is MLQPMEEMILPPKRQAVVDRLRRRIETYRRRQSECVPRFDQSFSGACEQQNLETNALQKRFLEGKAKRQAKKTDRKPELAAISSNLHSSLHVSCQQKFGCVDYEPPAKIQCGGGGGASAGPGEGLTKFSVEIVQQLEFTTSAADSQPQQISTNVTVKALANAVKTSGSPPPPPQPAQPSQPPRMPSPLDCERECKAECKSEAADDEFVGLDECAAALERDAASAFPGLADLIGEDDGDDAFEYLITEISEYPELMKDFDLDGGKTNGGGGPGAEPPRPYGEMSPAAQTLKHMAEQHQQAAGGDWARFRGYNYRPRPPPPALEHLHMTQQQQMHLSQPHNLQVSAAQHMQVSSAGGLSVAAQQGMYAGYSHQAPSPSPHHQGNSCDSYSVSQSQSIKFSPSMRPRAAPPQQTNTGPAQGQPLGIAAAGISREQQAKMLQQQQQQMLRAQQQQMRPPPPEYKARFAARRPAPAPAPAPRAFAPHGRQYPPDWRHVLIQQQNARQQFPHHLQGGNFNMGGMGGMGGVGNMGNVGGVNTSMAQQQQMQLQQARLQQQQQQLMQHQQQRTSSQQQSSMSQLMMQQNQMPNIHMSQSQSMSMAGMSMPHNAHAGHGGTHAGHGTGHTGHAAHAQAAPMHFPGLQAGGSFAGQAADFNLDFLDSMPSTDASSLTAQELLNSLDNSFLSDIL
- the LOC116766101 gene encoding neurogenic protein mastermind-like isoform X1; the encoded protein is MLQPMEEMILPPKRQAVVDRLRRRIETYRRRQSECVPRFDQSFSGACEQQNLETNALQKRFLEGKAKRQAKKTDRKPELAAISSNLHSSLHVSCQQKFGCVDYEPPAKIQCGGGGGASAGPGEGLTKFSVEIVQQLEFTTSAADSQPQQISTNVTVKALANAVKTSGSPPPPPQPAQPSQPPRMPSPLDCERECKAECKSEAADDEFVGLDECAAALERDAASAFPGLADLIGEDDGDDAFEYLITEISEYPELMKDFDLDGGKTNGGGGPGAEPPRPYGEMSPAAQTLKHMAEQHQQAAGGDWARFRGYNYRPRPPPPALEHLHMTQQQQMHLSQPHNLQVSAAQHMQVSSAGGLSVAAQQGMYAGYSHQAPSPSPHHQGNSCDSYSVSQSQSIKFSPSMRPRAAPPQQTNTGPAQGQPLGIAAAGISREQQAKMLQQQQQQMLRAQQQQMRPPPPEYKARFAARRPAPAPAPAPRAFAPHGRQYPPDWRHVLIQQQNARQQFPHHLQGGNFNMGGMGGMGGVGNMGNVGGVNTSMAQQQQMQLQQARLQQQQQQLMQHQQQRTSSQQQSSMSQLMMQQNQVMTVQAQQMPNIHMSQSQSMSMAGMSMPHNAHAGHGGTHAGHGTGHTGHAAHAQAAPMHFPGLQAGGSFAGQAADFNLDFLDSMPSTDASSLTAQELLNSLDNSFLSDIL
- the LOC116766101 gene encoding neurogenic protein mastermind-like isoform X3 produces the protein MLQPMEEMILPPKRQAVVDRLRRRIETYRRRQSECVPRFDQSFSGACEQQNLETNALQKRFLEGKAKRQAKKTDRKPELAAISSNLHSSLHQQKFGCVDYEPPAKIQCGGGGGASAGPGEGLTKFSVEIVQQLEFTTSAADSQPQQISTNVTVKALANAVKTSGSPPPPPQPAQPSQPPRMPSPLDCERECKAECKSEAADDEFVGLDECAAALERDAASAFPGLADLIGEDDGDDAFEYLITEISEYPELMKDFDLDGGKTNGGGGPGAEPPRPYGEMSPAAQTLKHMAEQHQQAAGGDWARFRGYNYRPRPPPPALEHLHMTQQQQMHLSQPHNLQVSAAQHMQVSSAGGLSVAAQQGMYAGYSHQAPSPSPHHQGNSCDSYSVSQSQSIKFSPSMRPRAAPPQQTNTGPAQGQPLGIAAAGISREQQAKMLQQQQQQMLRAQQQQMRPPPPEYKARFAARRPAPAPAPAPRAFAPHGRQYPPDWRHVLIQQQNARQQFPHHLQGGNFNMGGMGGMGGVGNMGNVGGVNTSMAQQQQMQLQQARLQQQQQQLMQHQQQRTSSQQQSSMSQLMMQQNQVMTVQAQQMPNIHMSQSQSMSMAGMSMPHNAHAGHGGTHAGHGTGHTGHAAHAQAAPMHFPGLQAGGSFAGQAADFNLDFLDSMPSTDASSLTAQELLNSLDNSFLSDIL
- the LOC116766101 gene encoding neurogenic protein mastermind-like isoform X4 is translated as MLQPMEEMILPPKRQAVVDRLRRRIETYRRRQSECVPRFDQSFSGACEQQNLETNALQKRFLEGKAKRQAKKTDRKPELAAISSNLHSSLHVSCQQKFGCVDYEPPAKIQCGGGGGASAGPGEGLTKFSVEIVQQLEFTTSAADSQPQQISTNVTVKALANAVKTSGSPPPPPQPAQPSQPPRMPSPLDCERECKAECKSEAADDEFVGLDECAAALERDAASAFPGLADLIGEDDGDDAFEYLITEISEYPELMKDFDLDGGKTNGGGGPGAEPPRPYGEMSPAAQTLKHMAEQHQQAAGGDWARFRGYNYRPRPPPPALEHLHMTQQQQMHLSQPHNLQVSAAQHMQVSSAGGLSVAAQQGMYAGYSHQAPSPSPHHQGNSCDSYSVSQSQSIKFSPSMRPRAAPPQQTNTGPAQGQPLGIAAAGISREQQAKMLQQQQQQMLRAQQQQMRPPPPEYKARFAARRPAPAPAPAPRAFAPHGRQYPPDWRHVLIQQQNARQQFPHHLQGGNFNMGGMGGMGGVGNMGNVGGVNTSMAQQQQMQLQQARLQQQQQQLMQHQQQRTSSQQQSSMSQLMMQQNQQMPNIHMSQSQSMSMAGMSMPHNAHAGHGGTHAGHGTGHTGHAAHAQAAPMHFPGLQAGGSFAGQAADFNLDFLDSMPSTDASSLTAQELLNSLDNSFLSDIL
- the LOC116766101 gene encoding uncharacterized protein LOC116766101 isoform X2 encodes the protein MLQPMEEMILPPKRQAVVDRLRRRIETYRRRQSECVPRFDQSFSGACEQQNLETNALQKRFLEGKAKRQAKKTDRKPELAAISSNLHSSLHVSCQQKFGCVDYEPPAKIQCGGGGGASAGPGEGLTKFSVEIVQQLEFTTSAADSQPQQISTNVTVKALANAVKTSGSPPPPPQPAQPSQPPRMPSPLDCERECKAECKSEAADDEFVGLDECAAALERDAASAFPGLADLIGEDDGDDAFEYLITEISEYPELMKDFDLDGGKTNGGGGPGAEPPRPYGEMSPAAQTLKHMAEQHQQAAGGDWARFRGYNYRPRPPPPALEHLHMTQQQQMHLSQPHNLQVSAAQHMQVSSAGGLSVAAQQGMYAGYSHQAPSPSPHHQGNSCDSYSVSQSQSIKFSPSMRPRAAPPQQTNTGPAQGQPLGIAAAGISREQQAKMLQQQQQQMLRAQQQQMRPPPPEYKARFAARRPAPAPAPAPRAFAPHGRQYPPDWRHVLIQQQNARQQFPHHLQGGNFNMGGMGGMGGVGNMGNVGGVNTSMAQQQQMQLQQARLQQQQQQLMQHQQQRTSSQQQSSMSQLMMQQNQVMTVQAQMPNIHMSQSQSMSMAGMSMPHNAHAGHGGTHAGHGTGHTGHAAHAQAAPMHFPGLQAGGSFAGQAADFNLDFLDSMPSTDASSLTAQELLNSLDNSFLSDIL